One Trichomycterus rosablanca isolate fTriRos1 chromosome 10, fTriRos1.hap1, whole genome shotgun sequence DNA window includes the following coding sequences:
- the nbr1a gene encoding NBR1 autophagy cargo receptor a, whose protein sequence is MNHPVTVKVNFRGNVKKFPVVDTDKAQWETVEAWIKTTFGLSHFQVKYFDEDNEEISINSQDEYMEALKSSLKQANQLHMNVYKMKGQAEGGPVKAEVKELRIDPRPAPPYRARVKMADKETQVTPERDSVVVKENKVTKVEEEAVPAWFKSYMDRFKDQVVREVVDKMCSEFSGQCCTHKGSDHNTTEEPRTSGTQLATVSSTTPRTSTPNCSSCKGPATGGGYHCSVCPSCILCEPCSHKHDPSHNLKRTRTPLSVPERGVTPEPRFLRRGDRTVRKAERQRLKAERRQLKAEVKEIKKKLRLEKRGLLWSGATNGTSGPGLGPASAPAPAPSSAPGAAAATGSEPQASSPEGPKVSCSTLVPTMTALFLDENLPDGTCLEPGTKFIKYWKMKNTGNISWTSDTKLKFMWGNLALELQEQKEVMVPFLMPGQVGMVSVAFVAPMLEGTYTSHWRLAHCGVQFGPRVWCSIVVVSSSGQKLTSHSSKQLNKPSMVGIEGVCWSGRDCDTRVSSNCLREYYIPSVDLLTAQDLLSFELLDINIVQELDKVPANTPADMTPCMSPVPLNGPTIAKHGVGSVKENIKHTGVKKLQVVQPQRHMENMDHQAHDEGDDDISGTQFVCETVIRSLTLEEEPEHKPRWRLRANKGRLEGHNPTSSNERSLMERTDRAVLPTIKRPEAPTPFQPPVLLQEPTIPVFSDMLIGSNENLYTDPATLEEEEEEEGRKVDQDKEEEWDEVSSQASSVSSEEYLVVLPDCFDTSKPLGDSLYTSAVSEPANGCSAEPEGAMDQTIADGETVDPTPVMQNSVNRLLCTSQILHTPALIPEVVSTPVSLSPPPTFRTHRSIQPCANEIGTQVSEENRSCPAQGLGLTHMEAPASAFETCSTQDPRLRHGGLTEGLVKGALSVAASAYKALFTGQSSSMQRPSADPASKEASLIAVLQEMGFSDKPLNQKLLRKHQYNLLDVVNELVQMTDNEWYTTRH, encoded by the exons ATGAATCACCCAGTTACCGTTAAAGTGAATTTCCGAGGGAATGTGAAGAAGTTTCCCGTTGTGGACACAGACAAAGCGCAGTGGGAGACAGTGGAGGCCTGG ATTAAAACAACTTTTGGCTTGAGTCATTTTCAAGTTAAGTATTTTGACGAGGACAATGAAGAG ATATCCATAAACAGTCAAG ATGAATATATGGAGGCTTTAAAG agTTCACTTAAGCAAGCCAACCAGCTTCACATGAATGTGTATAAGATGAAAGGCCAGGCTGAAGGTGGACCTGTTAAAGCTGAAGTTAAAGAACTTAGAATTGATCCTAGACCAGCACCACCATACCGTGCAAGAGTAAAAATGGCAGACAAGGAGACACAGGTGACCCCCGAGCGGGACTCG GTGGTTGTAAAGGAAAACAAAGTGACCAAAGTTGAAGAGGAGGCTGTGCCAGCATGGTTCAAATCCTACATGGACAGG TTCAAAGATCAGGTAGTGAGAGAGGTGGTGGACAAAATGTGTAGTGAGTTTTCAGGTCAGTGCTGCACACACAAAGGCTCTGATCATAATACAACAGAAGAGCCCAGAACGTCTGGAACTCAGTTGGCAACAGTTAGTTCCACAACACCTAGAACCTCGACACCTAACTGCAGCAGTTGCAAGGGACCAGCCACTGGGGGAGGATATCACTGCAG CGTGTGTCCCTCTTGCATTTTATGTGAGCCATGCAGTCACAAACATGATCCTAGTCACAACCTAAAGAGAACAAGGACTCCCTTGTCTGTTCCAGAGCGTGGAGTAACTCCAGAACCCAG GTTCTTGCGGCGTGGAGACAGGACAGTTCGTAAGGCTGAACGGCAGCGTCTAAAAGCCGAGCGGAGACAGCTGAAAGCTGAAGTGAAGGAGATTAAGAAGAAGCTGCGGTTGGAGAAAAGAGGTCTGCTGTGGAGTGGAGCCACCAATGGGACAAGCGGCCCAGGCCTTGGTCCTGCTTCTGCTCCTGCTCCTGCTCCGTCATCAGCTCCTGGTGCAGCTGCAGCCACCGGCTCAGAGCCTCAGGCCTCCAGTCCAGA GGGTCCCAAGGTCTCCTGCTCCACCTTGGTGCCCACAATGACTGCCTTGTTTCTGGATGAGAATCTACCAGACGGAACTTGTCTGGAGCCTGGCACCAAGTTCATCAAGTACTGGAAGATGAAGAATACTGGCAACATCAGCTGGACCTCTGATACCAAG CTGAAGTTCATGTGGGGAAACCTGGCCTTGGAGTTACAGGAGCAGAAGGAGGTGATGGTGCCCTTTTTGATGCCAGGCCAGGTTGGTATGGTGAGTGTGGCATTCGTGGCACCCATGCTTGAGGGCACCTACACCTCCCACTGGCGCCTGGCACACTGCGGGGTGCAGTTTGGCCCTAGAGTTTGGTGCAGCATCGTAGTGGTGTCTAGTTCTGGCCAAAAACTCACTTCCCACTCCAGCAAACAATTG AATAAACCCAGCATGGTAGGAATAGAGGGAGTGTGCTGGTCTGGCAGAGACTGTGACACTCGGGTGTCCTCCAACTGCCTGAGAGAATACTACATTCCCTCTGTGGACCTGCTGACTGCACAG GATTTGTTGTCCTTTGAGTTGCTGGATATAAATATTGTTCAAGAGTTGGACAAAGTTCCAGCAAATACTCCAGCTG ATATGACTCCATGTATGTCTCCAGTCCCACTTAATGGACCTACGATTGCAAAGCATGGAGTGGGCTCAGTGAAGGAGAATATTAAACACACAGGCGTGAAAAAACTCCAAG TGGTTCAGCCCCagagacacatggagaacatggaCCATCAGGCTCATGATGAGGGTGATGATGACATTAGTGGGACCCAGTTCGTCTGTGAAACCGTTATCAGGTCCCTCACCCTGGAAGAGGAACCTGAGCACAAACCTAGATGGCGGCTTCGAGCCAATAAAGGCAGGCTTGAGG GTCACAACCCCACCTCCTCTAATGAGAGGTCTTTGATGGAAAGGACTGACCGAGCTGTCCTGCCAACTATTAAGAGGCCTGAAGCTCCCACCCCGTTCCAGCCGCCAGTTTTACTTCAAGAGCCAACTATCCCAG TCTTTTCAGACATGCTGATTGGCTCTAATGAAAACCTTTACACCGATCCTGCCACcttggaggaggaggaggaggaggaagggaGGAAAGTAGATCAGGATAAAGAGGAAGAATGGGATGAGGTGAGCAGCCAGGCATCCTCGGTATCCTCTGAGGAATACCTTGTTGTCCTGCCTGACTGCTTTGATACCTCCAAACCTCTTGGAGATTCACTATACACCTCAGCCGTGTCCGAGCCTGCAAATGGCTGCAGCGCAGAGCCCGAGGGAGCTATGGATCAAACCATTGCAGACGGGGAGACAGTGGACCCAACACCTGTTATGCAAAACAGTGTGAACAGGTTGCTGTGCACCTCTCAAATACTGCACACTCCTGCTCTCATTCCGGAAGTGGTATCTACACCTGTCTCACTGTCACCACCACCAACTTTCCGTACACACAG gtcGATACAGCCATGTGCAAATGAGATCGGAACACAGGTATCTGAGGAGAACAGATCATGTCCAGCTCAGG GGTTAGGATTAACACATATGGAGGCCCCTGCCAGTGCCTTTGAGACCTGCAGCACTCAGGATCCTAG